A window of the Rhizobium brockwellii genome harbors these coding sequences:
- a CDS encoding Bug family tripartite tricarboxylate transporter substrate binding protein has protein sequence MALSDMTRRTGLALGFAVLAALAVGASAAAADFPDRTITMVVPFAAGGSTDVVARIIAQKMSEDLGQQVIVQNVAGAGGNLGAGNVARAEPDGYTILMGTVATHALNPLILKSTPYDAEKDFAPISLLVVVPNVLVVNPELPAKTVQELVALLKAEPDKYSYASSGNGTPLHLSGELFKSMAGVSMQHIPYKGAGPALNDVIGNQVPIMFDNLPSSSSHIKAGTLRALAVTTAERAPSFPDVPTVAESGIPGYETYTWNALFAPAKTPNEVVMRLNASAKKALADPAVAERMKEFSATIVGSTPEELATHVKAELAKWGPVVKGANIQME, from the coding sequence ATGGCGCTTTCCGATATGACGCGACGCACGGGCCTTGCGCTCGGTTTCGCTGTGCTTGCGGCCCTTGCCGTCGGCGCGTCTGCCGCGGCTGCGGATTTTCCCGATCGTACGATCACCATGGTCGTGCCCTTCGCGGCCGGCGGCTCGACCGATGTCGTCGCCCGCATCATCGCACAGAAGATGTCGGAGGATCTCGGCCAACAAGTGATCGTCCAGAACGTCGCCGGCGCCGGCGGCAATCTCGGCGCCGGTAACGTCGCCCGCGCCGAACCGGATGGCTACACCATCCTGATGGGCACGGTCGCGACCCACGCCCTCAATCCGCTGATCCTGAAATCGACGCCATATGATGCAGAAAAGGATTTCGCACCGATCTCGCTGCTCGTCGTCGTGCCGAATGTGCTGGTCGTCAATCCGGAACTGCCGGCAAAGACCGTGCAGGAGCTGGTCGCGCTGCTGAAGGCCGAGCCCGACAAATACAGCTACGCCTCGTCGGGAAACGGCACGCCGTTGCATCTTTCCGGCGAACTCTTCAAGTCCATGGCCGGCGTCAGCATGCAGCACATCCCCTATAAGGGCGCCGGTCCGGCATTGAACGACGTCATCGGCAACCAGGTGCCGATCATGTTCGACAACCTGCCCTCCTCGTCGAGCCACATCAAGGCCGGCACTCTGCGGGCGCTGGCGGTGACCACGGCCGAGCGTGCGCCGTCCTTCCCCGACGTACCGACCGTCGCCGAGTCAGGCATTCCAGGTTACGAGACCTATACCTGGAACGCGCTTTTCGCCCCGGCCAAGACGCCGAACGAAGTGGTGATGCGCCTCAACGCCTCGGCTAAAAAGGCGCTCGCCGACCCAGCCGTCGCTGAACGCATGAAGGAATTCAGCGCCACCATCGTCGGCTCGACGCCGGAAGAACTCGCCACCCACGTGAAGGCCGAACTCGCCAAATGGGGACCGGTCGTCAAGGGCGCCAACATCCAGATGGAGTGA
- a CDS encoding ABC transporter transmembrane domain-containing protein: protein MAEQARAEENKKRSLRPLGRLTPYVMRYRGLVAGALMSLALAAITSLALPLAVRRMIDHGFTQSDGRFINSYFAMLMVMAIVLAVASALRYYFVITIGERIVADLRRDVFAHVTRLSPSFFDVNQSGEIVSRLTADTTQIKSAVGATASVALRNLILCIGAMGMMIVTSPKLSSLVIGAIPLIVFPLVAFGRSVRKRSRAAQDTLADASAFANETIAATRTVQAFNGEDAAATRYGTAVESAYEAARAAIRSRALLTGIAITLIFGSVVAVLWVGAHSVLAGTLSAGTLGQFLLYAVISAGSLGALSEVWGEISQAAGAADRLTELLDEVSPITAPASPEPLPSPSRGRVEFSGVHFAYPSRPGKSALHGLSFAITPGETVAIVGPSGAGKSTVFSLLLRFYDPQQGSVKIDGVDAQLTTPDELRQRIAIVPQDVTIFAASIHDNIAFGRPGASRDEVRAAALAAQADEFIARLDQGYETEVGERGITLSGGQRQRIAIARAILKNAPVLLLDEATSALDAESETLVQKALDGLVDGRTTLVIAHRLATVLKADRILVMDQGRVVEEGTHQSLIRHGGIYARLARLQFDAANEDVLDAAK, encoded by the coding sequence TTGGCAGAGCAGGCACGGGCTGAGGAAAACAAGAAGCGATCGCTGCGACCGCTCGGCAGGCTGACACCCTATGTCATGCGTTACCGCGGCCTGGTGGCCGGTGCGCTGATGTCGCTGGCGCTTGCCGCCATCACCTCGCTGGCGCTGCCGCTCGCCGTGCGCCGCATGATCGATCACGGCTTCACCCAGTCGGACGGCCGCTTCATCAACAGCTACTTCGCCATGCTGATGGTCATGGCCATCGTGCTCGCGGTCGCCAGCGCGCTGCGCTATTATTTCGTCATCACCATCGGCGAGCGCATTGTCGCCGATCTTCGCCGTGACGTCTTTGCCCATGTGACGCGGCTGTCGCCCTCCTTCTTCGACGTCAACCAGTCCGGAGAGATCGTCTCGCGGCTGACCGCCGATACGACGCAGATCAAGTCCGCCGTCGGCGCCACCGCCTCGGTGGCGCTGAGGAACCTCATCCTCTGTATCGGCGCCATGGGCATGATGATCGTCACCTCGCCGAAGCTTTCGAGCCTCGTCATTGGAGCGATCCCGCTGATCGTCTTCCCGCTCGTCGCCTTCGGCCGCTCGGTGCGCAAACGCTCACGCGCCGCCCAGGATACGCTCGCCGATGCCTCTGCCTTCGCCAACGAGACGATCGCCGCGACCCGCACCGTCCAGGCCTTCAACGGCGAAGACGCCGCGGCAACGCGTTACGGCACCGCCGTCGAATCCGCCTATGAGGCTGCCCGCGCCGCCATTCGCTCGCGCGCGCTGCTGACCGGGATCGCCATCACGCTGATCTTCGGCAGTGTCGTCGCCGTGCTCTGGGTCGGCGCCCATAGCGTGCTTGCCGGCACGCTTTCGGCCGGCACGCTCGGCCAGTTTCTGCTCTATGCCGTCATCTCCGCCGGTTCGCTGGGCGCACTGTCGGAGGTCTGGGGCGAAATTTCGCAGGCAGCCGGCGCCGCAGACCGGCTGACCGAGCTTCTCGACGAGGTTTCGCCGATCACAGCCCCCGCCAGCCCTGAGCCGCTTCCGTCGCCCAGCCGCGGCCGCGTCGAATTCTCAGGCGTGCATTTTGCGTATCCTTCGCGCCCCGGCAAATCGGCGCTGCATGGCTTAAGCTTCGCGATCACGCCAGGTGAGACCGTCGCCATCGTCGGTCCTTCCGGTGCCGGCAAGAGCACCGTCTTTTCGCTGCTGCTGCGCTTCTACGATCCGCAGCAGGGCAGCGTGAAGATCGATGGTGTCGACGCGCAGCTGACGACGCCCGACGAGCTGCGCCAGCGCATCGCCATCGTGCCGCAGGATGTCACCATCTTTGCCGCCTCGATCCATGACAACATCGCCTTCGGCCGTCCCGGCGCCTCGCGTGACGAAGTCCGCGCCGCAGCCCTTGCCGCGCAGGCCGACGAATTCATCGCCCGGCTGGACCAGGGCTACGAGACCGAGGTCGGCGAACGCGGCATCACGCTCTCCGGCGGCCAGCGCCAGCGCATCGCCATCGCCCGCGCCATCCTGAAGAACGCCCCGGTGCTGCTGCTCGACGAGGCGACCTCGGCGCTTGACGCCGAAAGCGAGACGCTGGTGCAGAAGGCGCTCGACGGCCTGGTGGACGGCCGCACGACGCTCGTCATCGCCCATCGCCTGGCAACCGTGCTGAAGGCCGACCGCATTCTCGTCATGGATCAGGGCCGGGTCGTCGAAGAGGGCACGCATCAGAGCCTGATCCGTCACGGCGGCATCTATGCGCGGCTGGCGCGGCTGCAATTCGACGCCGCCAATGAGGATGTGCTCGACGCCGCGAAATAG
- a CDS encoding YciI family protein — protein MQYALIIREAAEDFARRDDPTYRDGWVAYSQALAQAGIMTGGAGLTGPETGTIVRRKGEDHDVQDGPYPEGKEQLGGFYLIDVPDMDTALEWATRVPISDKGSVEVRPRLQM, from the coding sequence ATGCAATATGCTCTCATCATCCGCGAAGCCGCCGAGGATTTCGCCCGCCGCGACGATCCCACCTATCGTGACGGCTGGGTCGCCTACAGCCAGGCGCTCGCCCAGGCCGGGATCATGACTGGCGGCGCCGGGCTGACAGGCCCGGAGACTGGCACGATCGTGCGCCGCAAAGGCGAGGACCATGATGTTCAGGACGGTCCCTACCCGGAAGGCAAGGAACAGCTCGGCGGCTTTTATTTGATCGACGTTCCCGATATGGACACCGCGCTCGAATGGGCGACCCGCGTTCCGATCTCCGACAAGGGTTCGGTCGAGGTGCGCCCGCGCCTGCAGATGTGA
- a CDS encoding RNA polymerase sigma factor — MPPDAGRAAEKVARQSYGKLIAFLAARSRDVPAAEDALSEALASALRVWPERGVPGNPEAWLLVAARRNLMQAARHRTVEANAQTTISVAFEEAEERMNAAGSAVFPDERLKLLFACTHPAIDSSVHTALMLQTVLGIEAKTIARSFVVSPEAMSQRLVRAKLKIRDAGIPFVVPPRPALPGRLAAVLSAIYAAYGLGWDGLDGENERHSLAGEAIWLGRALLAVLPDEPEAVGLLSLMLHCEARRSARRDGSGRYVPLDEQDTAAWNAIMIAEADALLRKAGSFDRFGPFQCQAAIQSVHAARRLSGTTDWQALTTLYAALVMMKPTLGARVSQAAVIGRALSAAAGLEGLDKLDPRDIASYQPYWAVRAFLLTRAGDDTAAADAYMTAIGLSDSPAVRDFLAGRLKGM, encoded by the coding sequence ATGCCGCCCGATGCCGGACGCGCTGCCGAAAAGGTGGCGCGTCAGTCCTACGGCAAGCTGATCGCCTTCCTCGCCGCCCGCTCGCGCGACGTGCCGGCGGCAGAGGATGCATTGTCGGAAGCGTTGGCTTCGGCTCTTCGCGTCTGGCCGGAACGCGGCGTTCCCGGCAATCCGGAAGCCTGGCTGCTGGTGGCTGCCCGCCGCAACCTCATGCAGGCGGCCCGCCACCGCACCGTCGAGGCCAATGCGCAAACGACGATATCGGTCGCCTTCGAGGAGGCTGAGGAACGCATGAACGCGGCCGGCAGCGCCGTCTTTCCCGATGAGCGGCTGAAGCTGCTCTTCGCCTGCACCCATCCCGCCATCGACAGCTCCGTGCATACAGCGCTGATGCTGCAGACCGTTCTCGGCATCGAAGCAAAGACCATCGCCCGATCGTTCGTCGTTTCACCCGAGGCGATGAGCCAGCGGCTGGTGCGGGCCAAGCTGAAGATCCGCGATGCCGGCATTCCCTTCGTCGTTCCGCCCCGTCCCGCCTTGCCCGGGCGGTTGGCGGCGGTGCTTTCGGCGATCTACGCAGCTTACGGTCTTGGCTGGGACGGTCTCGACGGAGAGAACGAACGCCATTCGCTTGCTGGCGAGGCGATCTGGCTCGGCCGCGCGCTTCTGGCGGTGCTGCCGGACGAGCCGGAAGCGGTCGGGCTGCTCTCCTTGATGCTTCACTGCGAAGCCCGCCGCAGCGCCCGGCGCGACGGTAGCGGCCGATATGTGCCGCTGGACGAGCAGGATACGGCCGCGTGGAACGCTATCATGATTGCAGAGGCGGATGCGCTGCTGCGCAAGGCCGGCAGCTTCGACCGTTTCGGCCCCTTCCAGTGCCAGGCGGCGATCCAGTCCGTGCATGCAGCGCGCCGGCTGTCGGGAACGACCGACTGGCAGGCGCTGACGACACTCTACGCGGCGCTGGTAATGATGAAGCCGACGCTGGGTGCACGCGTCAGCCAAGCTGCGGTGATCGGCCGGGCCTTGAGCGCCGCTGCCGGCCTGGAGGGGCTCGACAAGCTCGATCCGCGCGACATAGCAAGCTACCAGCCCTACTGGGCGGTGCGTGCCTTTCTGCTGACCCGGGCCGGCGATGATACCGCGGCAGCCGATGCCTATATGACGGCGATCGGCCTCAGCGACAGCCCCGCCGTGCGCGATTTTCTCGCGGGCCGCCTGAAGGGCATGTAG
- a CDS encoding MotA/TolQ/ExbB proton channel family protein — MENVNVAEIGSTEKTAGTYANRLSSPMPFLWTMLLFLVIVGFIAAILFRQTQTAFMHNPGLNGLIVGVLGVGIILVFNHVLALRPEVRWFNSFRAAGSVDKVNRNPRLLAPMRALLGSRKSSASLSTTALRSILDSIASRLDESRDVSRYLIGLLVFLGLLGTFWGLIGTIGSISIVIQSLDAGSNGTGDVLSALKEGLSTPLSGMGQAFSSSLLGLSGSLILGFLDLQAGRAQNRFYMELENWLSSVTDVGSDHLAPALEAVSGASSDDMRALSDYLRKVSEEGGAGSQRSVAAMASLAEGIQGLVKNMRNEQQMLRDWIEAQQDEAKAMRRTLDRLAERIGVQERAGERGERLRDRVSQAEKSEGK; from the coding sequence ATGGAAAATGTGAATGTGGCGGAGATCGGCTCCACCGAAAAGACGGCTGGCACTTATGCCAACAGGCTTTCGAGTCCCATGCCCTTCCTCTGGACGATGCTGCTTTTCCTCGTCATCGTCGGCTTTATCGCCGCCATCCTCTTCCGCCAGACGCAGACCGCCTTCATGCACAATCCGGGCCTCAACGGCCTGATCGTCGGTGTTCTTGGCGTCGGAATCATCCTTGTTTTCAACCATGTACTGGCGCTTCGCCCCGAGGTACGCTGGTTTAATTCCTTCCGCGCCGCCGGCAGCGTCGACAAGGTCAACCGCAATCCGCGGCTGCTTGCGCCAATGCGGGCGCTGCTCGGCAGTCGCAAGTCCTCAGCGTCGCTGTCGACGACGGCGCTGCGCTCGATCCTCGATTCGATTGCCAGCCGCCTCGACGAATCGCGCGATGTTTCACGCTACCTGATCGGCCTCTTGGTCTTCCTCGGCCTGCTCGGCACCTTCTGGGGCCTCATCGGCACGATTGGTTCGATAAGCATTGTCATCCAGTCGCTCGATGCCGGCTCGAACGGCACCGGGGACGTGCTCTCGGCGCTGAAGGAAGGGCTTTCCACGCCGCTTTCGGGCATGGGCCAGGCCTTCTCCTCCTCGCTGCTCGGCCTTTCCGGTTCGCTCATTCTCGGCTTCCTCGACCTCCAGGCCGGCCGCGCGCAAAACCGCTTCTATATGGAGCTGGAAAACTGGCTCTCCTCGGTCACAGATGTCGGCTCCGATCATCTTGCCCCGGCTCTCGAGGCCGTTTCCGGTGCTTCGTCGGACGATATGCGCGCGCTCTCCGACTATCTGCGCAAGGTCTCTGAAGAGGGTGGTGCCGGCAGCCAGCGCTCCGTCGCCGCCATGGCGAGCCTTGCCGAAGGCATTCAAGGTCTCGTCAAGAACATGCGCAACGAGCAGCAGATGCTGCGCGACTGGATCGAGGCACAGCAGGATGAGGCGAAGGCGATGCGCCGCACGCTCGATCGGCTTGCCGAACGCATCGGCGTGCAGGAGCGCGCAGGCGAGAGGGGCGAGCGTTTGCGCGACCGCGTCAGCCAGGCAGAAAAGAGCGAGGGCAAGTAA
- a CDS encoding YegP family protein produces the protein MYKFEVYKDKAGEFRFRFKASNGEAMFSSEGYKAKASAMSAIESIKKNTPSAEIVDQTKAES, from the coding sequence ATGTATAAATTCGAAGTCTATAAGGATAAGGCCGGCGAGTTCCGCTTCCGCTTCAAAGCATCGAACGGGGAAGCCATGTTCTCGTCAGAGGGCTACAAGGCGAAGGCGTCCGCCATGAGTGCCATCGAATCCATAAAGAAGAACACGCCAAGCGCCGAAATCGTCGACCAGACGAAGGCCGAATCCTGA
- a CDS encoding inositol monophosphatase family protein translates to MARSALLNVMVQAALKAGKSLGRDFGEVQNLQVSVKGPGDFVSTADRKAEKIVREELLKARPTYGFLGEESEEIKGTDGAHRWIVDPLDGTTNFLHGIPAFAVSIALERNGEIVAAVVFNPATDELYTAERGGGAFLNDRRLRVAARRALSDCVIGCGVPALGKRNHGKFLVELRHVMGEVAGIRRLGSPTLDLAYVAAGRFDGFWEAELAPWDVAAGILLIREAGGFATDWDGGATMLESGTIVAGNEIIHKALIEVVKRPVPAK, encoded by the coding sequence ATGGCCCGTTCAGCTCTTCTCAATGTCATGGTTCAGGCTGCCCTCAAGGCAGGAAAGTCGCTGGGACGTGATTTCGGCGAAGTGCAGAACCTGCAGGTTTCCGTGAAAGGACCGGGCGACTTCGTTTCCACCGCCGACCGCAAGGCCGAAAAGATCGTCAGGGAAGAGTTGCTCAAGGCGCGTCCGACCTATGGCTTCCTCGGCGAGGAAAGCGAGGAAATCAAGGGCACCGACGGCGCGCATCGCTGGATCGTCGACCCGCTCGACGGTACGACGAACTTTTTGCACGGCATCCCAGCCTTCGCTGTCTCGATCGCGCTCGAACGCAATGGCGAGATCGTTGCCGCCGTTGTTTTCAATCCGGCAACCGACGAACTTTATACCGCCGAGCGCGGCGGCGGCGCCTTCCTCAATGACCGGCGCCTGCGCGTCGCTGCGCGCCGGGCGCTGTCGGATTGCGTCATCGGCTGTGGCGTACCGGCGCTCGGCAAGCGCAATCACGGCAAGTTCCTGGTCGAGCTTCGCCACGTAATGGGCGAAGTGGCGGGCATCCGCCGCTTGGGCTCGCCGACGCTTGATCTCGCCTATGTCGCGGCAGGGCGCTTCGACGGTTTCTGGGAAGCGGAGCTTGCGCCCTGGGACGTGGCGGCCGGCATCCTGCTCATCCGCGAAGCCGGCGGCTTCGCCACCGACTGGGACGGCGGCGCCACGATGCTGGAGAGCGGCACGATCGTCGCCGGCAACGAGATCATCCACAAGGCGCTGATCGAAGTCGTCAAGCGGCCGGTTCCCGCCAAGTGA
- the rpmE gene encoding 50S ribosomal protein L31, producing the protein MKAGIHPEYHMIKVVMTDGTEYETRSTWGSEGAVMNLEIDSKSHPAWTGGNQQLMDRGGRVSKFNKRFGGLGL; encoded by the coding sequence ATGAAGGCAGGCATCCATCCCGAATATCACATGATCAAGGTGGTCATGACCGATGGCACTGAGTACGAAACCCGCTCGACCTGGGGTTCGGAAGGCGCTGTCATGAACCTCGAAATCGATTCCAAGTCGCATCCGGCCTGGACCGGCGGCAACCAGCAGCTCATGGACCGCGGTGGCCGCGTTTCCAAGTTCAACAAGCGTTTCGGCGGCCTCGGCCTCTAA
- a CDS encoding peptidoglycan -binding protein: protein MALARNRRRERTVDYWPGFVDALSTLLISIMFLLTVFVVGQFILSREITGRDEVLSRLNSQINELTQLLALEKGSNQDLQDSVANLQASLASAEGDRSRLQALLNAGSGGQDAAQKRIGSMTQELDEQKQVSERALSQVELLNQQIAALRSQIAAVEAALQASEDKDRVSQTKIADLGSRLNVALAARVQELNRYRSDFFGRLREILSDRENIRIVGDRFVFQSEVLFPSGGADLNPEGQTEMAKLGAALLDLAKEIPPEINWVLRVDGHTDNVPLAGTGRYRDNWELSSARAISVVKFLIAQGVPADRLVAAGFGEFQPIAPGETPDARSTNRRIELKLTEK, encoded by the coding sequence ATGGCTCTAGCCCGCAACCGACGCCGCGAACGCACGGTCGATTATTGGCCGGGCTTCGTCGACGCGCTGTCGACGTTGCTCATCTCCATTATGTTCCTGCTGACAGTCTTCGTCGTCGGGCAGTTCATACTCAGCCGTGAGATCACCGGACGCGATGAGGTGCTCAGCCGTCTTAACAGTCAGATCAACGAGCTGACGCAGCTTCTTGCGCTTGAAAAGGGCAGCAACCAGGATCTCCAGGATTCGGTCGCCAATCTGCAGGCCTCGCTTGCTAGCGCCGAAGGCGACCGGTCGCGGCTGCAAGCGCTGCTGAATGCCGGTTCGGGCGGTCAGGATGCGGCGCAGAAGCGGATCGGCTCGATGACACAGGAGCTCGACGAGCAGAAGCAGGTGAGCGAACGAGCGCTCAGCCAGGTCGAACTGCTAAACCAGCAGATCGCAGCGCTTCGCAGCCAGATTGCCGCCGTCGAAGCAGCCCTTCAGGCGTCGGAGGATAAAGACCGGGTCTCTCAGACCAAGATCGCCGACCTCGGCAGCCGCCTCAACGTGGCGCTCGCTGCCCGTGTCCAGGAGCTGAACCGTTACCGTTCCGACTTCTTCGGCCGTCTGCGTGAGATCCTCTCGGACCGCGAGAATATCCGCATCGTCGGCGACCGGTTCGTCTTCCAGTCGGAAGTGCTGTTTCCCTCGGGCGGCGCCGATCTCAACCCGGAAGGGCAGACCGAGATGGCGAAGCTTGGCGCGGCCCTTCTCGATCTCGCCAAGGAAATTCCGCCGGAGATAAATTGGGTGCTGCGCGTCGACGGCCATACGGATAATGTGCCGCTCGCCGGAACGGGCCGCTATCGCGACAATTGGGAGCTCTCCTCGGCGCGCGCGATTTCGGTCGTCAAGTTCCTGATCGCACAAGGCGTGCCGGCCGACCGGCTGGTTGCTGCCGGCTTCGGCGAGTTCCAGCCGATTGCGCCGGGGGAAACGCCGGATGCGCGATCTACCAACCGCCGCATCGAGCTGAAGCTGACCGAGAAATGA